The stretch of DNA ACAAAAAAGTTTCTGTCTTCATAAATTTTGACAAGTTTGGTGAAGTTAAGTGATCAATCTTCGTATGTTAACGTGGCGTATAGTCCTTTATTCTTTGCAGATATATCAACTTGTTTGGCTgctaagaaaatttaaaatacgaaAAAAGAAAGTATATAAGACAAGTTGTTGTAAAACTGATAAACTGCCTCACTCTTTCATTAGAGATTAGTCAATCCAAACCATTGCTCTTTAACCATATATTCTCAAatcctttcattttctttcattcaagctaaaaaaaaaaaaagtcagatttttttttgatattttaagcAAAAAACACAAAGGAAAATTTTAGTGATGGAATCTGTTGTTTCTGAGTTTGAGGGCACTCTTTTGAAAGACCCAGATCCCTTTTCTTACTTCATGTTGGTGGCATTTGAGGCCTCCGGTTTAATCCGGTTCgcattgttgttgttgttctgGCCAGTGATTCGATTGTTGGAAATGCTAGGGTTGGATGATGCTCGGTTAAAGTTGATGGTCTTTTTCGCGACGGTAGGGCTTCGGGTGTCGGAGATTGAAACGGTTTCGAGAGCTGTTTTACCTAAGTTTTACATGGATGATGTTGATATGAAGGCTTGGAAAGTGTTTAGCTCACATGATAGAAGAGTTGTGGTGACCAAAACGCCTAGGGTTATGGTGGAAAGGTTTGCCAAGGAGCATTTACGAGCTGATGAGGTTATCGGAACCGAACTTGTAGTAACTCGGTTCGGATTTGCTACGGGTTTTGTTAAAAGTGATATCGCTTCTATCTCAAGGAGAGTTGCCAAGCTATTTGTAGACGATGAGCCTATTTTAGGACTCGGAAGAGCTACATCCAGTTTTCAATTCTATTCTCTATGCAAAGTAagtttctttcaataaaattaacaACAATTTCAAAACTTGTTAACTTGCTAATTAAAGATTACCATGCAGGAAAAAGTGCATCCAccatttataaccaatcaaaaccTCAACGATCAACAGCTCCTCCGACCACTTCCGGTAATCTTCCATGATGGCCGTCTTGTCAAGCGGCCGACACCCTCAACCGCTCTCTTAATCCTCCTATGGCTTCCATTAGGCATCTTACTAGCAACCATCCGGATTGTCATAGGACTAATTCTTCCAATGCAAGTCATTCCCTACATATCTCACTTATTCGGTGGCAAAATCGTCGTCAAAGGCAAACCACCACCACCCGCCTCTCGTAACAGCCCCGGTGTCCTATTCGTTTGCACTCATAGAACCCTAATGGACCCTGTGATCTTATCCAACGTTCTAATGCGCAAAATCCCAGCAGTCACATATTCCATTTCACGGATTTCCGAAATCCTATCGCCAATACCGACGATTAGATTAACTAGAATCCGAGAAGTGGAcgcagaaaaaataaaaaatgaattagcTAAAGGTGACTTAGTAGTTTGTCCCGAAGGAACAACTTGCAGGGAACCCTTTTTATTAAGGTTTAGTGCCCTATTTGCTGAATTAACTGATCGAATAGTCCCGGTTGCCATGAACTATAGGGTAGGGTTTTTCCATGCAACAACAGCAAGTGGGTGGAAAGCTTTGGATCCAATCTTCTTCTTCATGAACCCTAGACCGGTTTACGAGGTAACGTTCTTAAACCAACTTCCGATGGAAGCGACATGTTCATCGGGAAAGAGTCCAGAAGATGTGGCTAATTATGTGCAAAGAATCTTGGCTGCTACGTTAGGGTTTGAGTGTACAAATTTAACCaggaaagaaaaatacaaaatattggcTGGGAATGATGGAACAGTTTCACGCACTTCCTTTGTTGATCAAGTTAAGAAGGTGGTGAGGACTTTTAAACCCTCTTTTCaataaatttgtttgttttttttttgtatggaataaattgaattaaatgatgtCCTTTTGTTGTACATAATGggatttttttttgcattattaTTTATGAGATTGTTAATAATACttgattttcatgaaacttaacctttttctattaaaaaaaatgcTATTTATTACATTAAAGAATTAATACACAAATGACAATCGTGTTGtgtatttttattgatatgacaAATGCTAACAAAAAGACGAGTCATCCTTAAAATATACAAAATCCTAAAATTCTGGTCAATGCTAGTAAATGCAAAAGCAATATTATGATGAATTGATTGAGTTCACGttcaaagaattttttaaaataaaatcaaaacccATATCTATACAATAATGATCCTTCAAAGTTCGGAAAGAATGATGTTAAAAAGAAACAATGTCTGAAACTGGTCGCCGCTGGAATTTGCGTTAGGTTCGAATTTTTATGGTGTTTATTGGAGAAATCTCCTACTTCGATTAAAACTTACTTATGATGGATTCTATAATATAGAAAAGGGTTCTGTGTATCAATATCTGCGTCCAAGTCATAATAGGTGGGAAGTTATACGATACAACTTCAACATAATTACTCTAATATAGCTATcctttttagggatttaaatATTTCCTAACTATTTTGGTCCATTTGGCTAAATAATCTCAACGCGTTACCAACGGCAAATATTGTATAATTGTTCTATTTTCTGCAATTTTTTCCATTCCTCTGTGTAAATAACCTAATATTGTTTCACAGTCAACAACATCTTCACCATCTAGAGTAACGACGAGACAAAGAACACCATGCATTGATGGGTGGTGAGGCCCCATATTGACTATCATAAGGTCTTTTTCTGTAGCTGATAGATTCATAAGTTTTTCCTTGatatattgttacatgaattgttAAAAACGAAAATAAGTACATCAAAATGAATATCTAATAAATCGACTAATTCAAAATTTGCAAATTAGTGATATTTTTATTCCCGAAGATCTAACTCACCAATTAATTCTTTATAACGTATTTTATTTGTCCTTGATAAATAAGATAGCAGTCGTTGACGTTTTTCCTAGAATTTTACATGGTTGAACTaagatttgtttttgttttacttCTGTTTTCTTTACTGAAAATAGAATGATGTTGCAATACTTCTGCTTTTGTTGTTTAAGATCACTAATATTcttattgtaaaaaataaaacgtcggtaatgacaattcatcgcaaagaaaaagagagagaaaaataaagaacacacaaattttacgtggaaagcctttcgggaaaaaaaatcacgggcagaggagaagataattcactatgtcgaattcgaataattacaagaggagtagactatgtctatttataggcttgaaaaaccatattctaataggaatgtagtaagattgaaacaccttattctaatt from Gossypium hirsutum isolate 1008001.06 chromosome D04, Gossypium_hirsutum_v2.1, whole genome shotgun sequence encodes:
- the LOC107955131 gene encoding glycerol-3-phosphate acyltransferase 5, with translation MESVVSEFEGTLLKDPDPFSYFMLVAFEASGLIRFALLLLFWPVIRLLEMLGLDDARLKLMVFFATVGLRVSEIETVSRAVLPKFYMDDVDMKAWKVFSSHDRRVVVTKTPRVMVERFAKEHLRADEVIGTELVVTRFGFATGFVKSDIASISRRVAKLFVDDEPILGLGRATSSFQFYSLCKEKVHPPFITNQNLNDQQLLRPLPVIFHDGRLVKRPTPSTALLILLWLPLGILLATIRIVIGLILPMQVIPYISHLFGGKIVVKGKPPPPASRNSPGVLFVCTHRTLMDPVILSNVLMRKIPAVTYSISRISEILSPIPTIRLTRIREVDAEKIKNELAKGDLVVCPEGTTCREPFLLRFSALFAELTDRIVPVAMNYRVGFFHATTASGWKALDPIFFFMNPRPVYEVTFLNQLPMEATCSSGKSPEDVANYVQRILAATLGFECTNLTRKEKYKILAGNDGTVSRTSFVDQVKKVVRTFKPSFQ